The Budorcas taxicolor isolate Tak-1 chromosome 2, Takin1.1, whole genome shotgun sequence genome window below encodes:
- the SNRNP25 gene encoding U11/U12 small nuclear ribonucleoprotein 25 kDa protein — protein MVVQDPLLCDLPIQVTLEEVNSQIALEYGQAMTVRVCKMDGEVMPVVVVQNATVLDLKKAIQRYVQLRQEREGGIQHISWSYVWRTYHLTSAGEKLTEDRKKLRDYGIRNRDEVSFIKKLRQK, from the exons ATGGTTGTGCAAGACCCGCTGCTCTGCGACCTTCCGATCCAG GTTACTTTAGAAGAAGTTAATTCCCAAATAGCATTAGAATACGGCCAAGCAATGACAGTGCGAGTGTGCAAGATGGATGGAGAAGTTATGC CTGTGGTTGTAGTCCAGAACGCCACGGTCCTGGACCTGAAGAAGGCCATCCAGAGATACGTGCAGCTCAGGCAGGAGCGCGAGGGAGGCATTCAGCACATCAGCTG GTCCTACGTGTGGAGGACATACCACTTGACCTCCGCGGGAGAGAAACTCACAGAAGACAGGAAGAAACTCCGAGA ttATGGTATCCGGAATCGGGATGAGGTGTCCTTCATCAAAAAGCTGAGACAGAAATGA
- the POLR3K gene encoding DNA-directed RNA polymerase III subunit RPC10 has product MLLFCPGCGNGLIVEEGPRCHRFACNTCPYVHNVTRKVTNRKYPKLKEVDDVLGGAAAWENVDSTAEPCPKCEHPRAYFMQLQTRSADEPMTTFYKCCNAQCGHRWRD; this is encoded by the exons ATGCTGCTCTTCTGCCCGGGCTGCGGGAACGGGCTGATCGTCGAGGAGGGCCCCCGCTGCCACCGCTTCGCATGCAACACCTGCCCTTACGTGCACAACGTCACGCGCAAG GTAACAAATCGGAAGTATCCAAAGCTGAAAGAAGTGGATGATGTGCTTGGTGGAGCAGCTGCCTGGGAGAATGTTGACTCTACTGCAG AGCCGTGTCCCAAGTGTGAACATCCTCGAGCCTATTTCATGCAGCTTCAGACCCGCTCTGCAGATGAGCCCATGACCACCTTCTACAAGTGCTGCAACGCTCAGTGTGGACACCGCTGGCGGGACTAA